The bacterium genome segment ACCCCCTGCAGCCGGTAGCGCACGCGGGCCCGGCCGCCTTCCAGCGGATCGAAATGGATCTCGGAGGCGCCCTGCTGCAGGGCCTGGACCAGGTGGAACTGCAGGTGCTGCGCCTCGGCGGCCGCAGCCTCGGTGGTTACCGCGGCGGCCCCCGGCGCCGCGTGCACGAAGAAGTGGTCGAGCATCTCGACAATATTGGAGGCCAGGGCCAGCGAGCGCCGCACCTGCAGCCGTGTGCGGGCGCCGACCTCCTCGACCGCGTGCTCGTCGGTGGGGTCGGCCATGGCCAGGGTCATCTCCTGGCCGAACTTGAGCACCGGCAGCACGCGGCGCTCCCGCAGGAACGCCTCGGGCAGCATGCGCACCGCCTCCTCGTCCACGATGGACGGGGTCAGGTGCACGTAGGGATACCCGAGCTGGGTGCTGAGGGCCCAGGCGATGTCATCCTCGGTGACCGCGCCCTGCTCGACCAGAACTTGCCCCAGCCGCTTCCTACTCTCGCGCTGGGCTTCCAGGGCGACCTCGAGCTGCTCCTCGGTGATCAGCCCGTTGTCCACCAGGATCTCGCCCAAGCGGCCTCGGCGGCGCTCGGGGACGGCCGGTGCGGGCAGATCGGACGGCGCCCCCACATCCGGTGCGGTCGGCGGCGGCGCCCCGGCCAGGAACTGCGCGATCTCCTGGCAGAAGGTCTTGATCGAGATTGGCTTCTCGATGGCCCCCACGCATCCGGCCTGGAACCAGCGTGCCCGCTCCTCATCGCCAGCCAGCGCGCTCATCGCCACAACCGGCAGACCTGCGCCCCATGGGAACTCGCGCAGCCGGCGCAGCACATCCAGCCCGTGCATGTCGGGCAGGTGCATGTCCAGGAGGACGAGGTCCGGTGGGGTCTCCTGGGCCGCGGCCAGGGCCTCGGCGCCCGAGCGCGCCGCGACGACATCGTAGCCGGCAGGCGCCAGCAACCTGCGGACCAGCAGCAGGTTCGCGGGGACGTCATCCACTACGAGGATGCGCGGGGGTCGCGTCATGCCGACACCGCAGCCAGGATCTCGACCACTTGTTCGTCCCACTGCTTGCCGGCACCCTCCCAAAGGACCTCCCAGACTTCGTCGGGCGAGAGGGCGGCGCGGTAGGTCCTATCGTGGCTCATCGCGTCGAACGCATCGGCCGCCGCCACGATGCGGGCCTCGATGGGGATCTCCTCGCCCTTCAGTCCCCGTGGGTACCCCATCCCGTCCCACCGCTCGTGGTGGCTCAAGGCAATGGCCTCGGCCATCTGGAGCAGCGAGTAACACCCGCCGGATAGGATCCGTGCTCCGATGGTCGTGTGCGTCTTCATGATCTCGAACTCGTCCGGGGCCAGGCGGCCCGGCTTGAGGAGAATCTGGTCCGGGATGCCGATCTTGCCCACATCGTGCAGGGGCGCGGCCCGACCGATCAACTCGACCTGCGACGCGGCGAATCTCAAACGCCCGGCCACCCGCGCGGCCACCTCGCCCACCCGCCGTGTGTGCTGGCCGGTCTCGTCGTCGCGGAACTCCGCGGCCAGAGCCAGTCGCTCCAGCACCTCGACGTGGGACTCCTCCAACTCCCTGGTGCGCTCGCGCACGCGGTCTTCCAGGACCAGGTTGCTCTGCTGGAGTTCCCGGTGGAGCACGCGGGCGAACAGCAGGTTCTTGATGCGCAGCATGACCTCGGTGGGATCGAAGGGCTTGGTCAGGAAGTCCCGCGCGCCGGCGGCCAGCGCCTTCTGCCGCGCCGGCATGGCCACGTCGGCCGTCAGCACCAGGATGGGGAGGTAAGCGCCCTCCGGAATCATCGGCTGCAGCAGCTCCATGACCTGGAAGCCGTCCAGGTGCGGCATCATCAGGTCCAGCAGGATCAGGTCGGGATGATACTCGGAGAACAGGGACAGCGCCTGACGCGGGTCGGTGGTGCTCTTCAGGCTAGT includes the following:
- a CDS encoding ATPase, T2SS/T4P/T4SS family, giving the protein MTRPPRILVVDDVPANLLLVRRLLAPAGYDVVAARSGAEALAAAQETPPDLVLLDMHLPDMHGLDVLRRLREFPWGAGLPVVAMSALAGDEERARWFQAGCVGAIEKPISIKTFCQEIAQFLAGAPPPTAPDVGAPSDLPAPAVPERRRGRLGEILVDNGLITEEQLEVALEAQRESRKRLGQVLVEQGAVTEDDIAWALSTQLGYPYVHLTPSIVDEEAVRMLPEAFLRERRVLPVLKFGQEMTLAMADPTDEHAVEEVGARTRLQVRRSLALASNIVEMLDHFFVHAAPGAAAVTTEAAAAEAQHLQFHLVQALQQGASEIHFDPLEGGRARVRYRLQGVLADRPAQAADLHDSIIRYLHDMTAAEPESSGTATVPVRVGDTEVVLVVTFMPTVLGQAATVVLYPRHTEAPDLEHLGIPDERIRPLRQALEASWGVVLVGCGDALLRSTLLHALIPTGTRGKIWALETLPVYRRPTINQTVLASATDAAAYLHGVVRAGADLIVVDDASNVETLRAAHESARNRTVLAGHPQADVVGLLSQTVDALGPALVASTLRGILAARSVHLLCPKCKQPAPRGSMPAAEEPVYVPGGCEACGFTGFRGQRVLYDVWIADLGTRLLLRSGRTATVFERLVQSGTRMREQGLALVRAGLVSQDELARVVEGGPWISPTFSS
- a CDS encoding response regulator, which codes for MLDDAIRNARILIVDDQEANVSLLEALLKRAGYTSLKSTTDPRQALSLFSEYHPDLILLDLMMPHLDGFQVMELLQPMIPEGAYLPILVLTADVAMPARQKALAAGARDFLTKPFDPTEVMLRIKNLLFARVLHRELQQSNLVLEDRVRERTRELEESHVEVLERLALAAEFRDDETGQHTRRVGEVAARVAGRLRFAASQVELIGRAAPLHDVGKIGIPDQILLKPGRLAPDEFEIMKTHTTIGARILSGGCYSLLQMAEAIALSHHERWDGMGYPRGLKGEEIPIEARIVAAADAFDAMSHDRTYRAALSPDEVWEVLWEGAGKQWDEQVVEILAAVSA